One genomic window of Bremerella sp. JC817 includes the following:
- a CDS encoding phosphoglycerate kinase, whose amino-acid sequence MAKLSIADVDVSGKKVLMRVDFNVPLDDSGKITDDRRIEMALPSIKSVVDRGGQLILMSHLGRPEPGADNSAYSLKPAAVRLGELLSKEVAFASDTVGEDAAAKVAALTDGGVVVLENLRFEKGEKKGDAEFAGKLAAFADIYCNDAFGTCHRTDASMVAVPEAMGSKPKVVGFLVEKEITYLSDAIGNPKRPFVAILGGAKVSDKIMVIKNLLGICDKVLIGGAMAYTFSLAQGGKVGKSLVEKDKVELAKELIAQGGDKLVLPVDTHCGDDFSGSCNKQVVKAGEIPDDFEGLDVGPETAKLYADLVKDAKTVVWNGPMGVFEMPPFDAGTKAVADAIAESDAISIIGGGDSAAAIGQFGLDDKVTHVSTGGGASLSMLEGQAFKAVDILDDK is encoded by the coding sequence ATGGCAAAGCTATCGATCGCCGATGTCGACGTCAGTGGAAAAAAAGTCTTGATGCGGGTCGACTTCAATGTCCCCCTCGATGACAGCGGCAAGATCACCGACGATCGTCGAATCGAAATGGCCCTTCCTTCGATCAAGTCGGTTGTCGACCGTGGTGGCCAACTGATCCTGATGAGCCACCTTGGCCGTCCTGAACCAGGCGCCGACAACTCGGCTTACAGCCTGAAGCCAGCCGCCGTTCGCCTGGGCGAACTGTTGAGCAAGGAAGTTGCTTTCGCCAGCGACACCGTCGGCGAAGATGCCGCCGCCAAGGTTGCCGCCCTGACCGATGGTGGCGTGGTCGTGCTGGAAAACCTGCGATTTGAAAAGGGCGAAAAAAAGGGCGACGCCGAATTCGCTGGCAAGCTGGCCGCCTTCGCCGACATCTACTGCAACGATGCCTTCGGTACCTGCCATCGTACCGATGCTTCGATGGTTGCCGTTCCAGAAGCGATGGGAAGCAAGCCCAAGGTTGTCGGCTTCCTGGTCGAAAAAGAAATCACCTACTTGTCCGATGCCATCGGCAACCCAAAGCGCCCATTCGTCGCGATCCTGGGTGGTGCCAAGGTCTCCGACAAGATCATGGTCATCAAGAATCTGTTGGGTATCTGCGACAAAGTGCTCATCGGTGGTGCTATGGCCTACACCTTCTCGCTCGCTCAAGGCGGCAAGGTTGGCAAGAGCCTGGTCGAAAAGGACAAGGTTGAACTGGCCAAGGAACTGATCGCCCAAGGTGGCGACAAGTTGGTTCTGCCCGTCGACACCCACTGCGGCGACGACTTCAGCGGAAGCTGCAACAAGCAGGTCGTTAAGGCTGGCGAAATTCCAGACGACTTCGAGGGCCTCGACGTCGGTCCAGAAACCGCCAAGCTGTACGCCGACCTGGTGAAGGACGCCAAGACGGTCGTTTGGAACGGTCCAATGGGCGTGTTCGAGATGCCTCCATTCGACGCCGGAACCAAGGCTGTCGCTGACGCAATCGCCGAATCGGATGCCATCAGCATCATCGGTGGTGGTGACAGTGCCGCCGCAATCGGCCAGTTTGGTCTGGACGACAAGGTCACCCACGTTTCGACCGGTGGTGGTGCCAGCCTCTCGATGCTCGAAGGTCAGGCCTTCAAGGCTGTCGATATCCTCGACGACAAGTAG
- a CDS encoding PadR family transcriptional regulator, with protein MAPKSSNPDFLNGVPELLLLRLLARRPMYGYELVQAIRLASDGELEFGEGCIYPILHRLERDKKLASKRETVSGRSRVVYRVTRAGRKKLEQQQSLWEQTMLAIEKVLHGEDDRGNASIS; from the coding sequence ATGGCCCCGAAAAGTAGCAATCCCGATTTCCTCAATGGCGTGCCAGAGCTTCTTTTGTTGCGTCTGTTGGCTCGTCGTCCGATGTATGGTTACGAGCTGGTTCAAGCGATCCGCCTGGCCAGTGATGGCGAATTGGAGTTCGGCGAGGGATGCATCTATCCGATCCTGCATCGTCTGGAACGCGACAAGAAGCTCGCCTCGAAGCGAGAGACGGTCAGCGGACGCAGCCGCGTCGTCTATCGGGTTACCCGGGCAGGTCGTAAGAAACTAGAGCAGCAGCAATCGCTCTGGGAACAGACCATGCTCGCCATTGAAAAAGTTCTTCACGGAGAGGATGACCGTGGAAACGCTTCCATTTCTTGA
- a CDS encoding DUF1559 domain-containing protein, protein MTFGFLNWATSQRLVSAPLAILLLISVSGCGGCGGSSPSDKLARFNFTRAPDADEQAAKAKPAAEAKPSATAAQPEKPAETPPPKPAEEVKPQPAATPAPAPAAQPATSKPEPAAQPAAAAATTPAPATTVAATEPGIAGAQKRQAVIEAMKLMPVGGSDRAATKARSHGLMALVGQALAQQIAETKSIPATAPVDATGRQFLSWRVHLLPYLGYDELYKKFQLNEPWDSPTNIKLSTEIPFVYATPGYQDDRTNLVLLTGPTCAANDRRATPISALTSRSLYNSVVMVELADPQARPVWTKPEDLAFDPSIPSKGLTGWPDKKFLAVTADGEVHDVPVTNQDHLNRLFVVSNPIDLSEIASAPTLPGSMASAGTNISLTSTQPMAGPVSRNDLDPSKMPLPETAEIDAAAIELRRLFQNEVREADQDHKKAEIASKLLKHAEYLQNDPVKQCAALQIAYRFAILAKSPILLKDAFEQLQRKYQVDSFSSDMFIVRFGSENIQRIPAHRLPEFRSIARTILNRAIADNNFPAIDELIRIGTFYAASQNDQRTMTELDNLKSRNNAAKKDYDAIQARFLSLEVPSLDEQGNLMVGKFWCIHRDNWEKGFEFLLRSNDDRLQYLAETEMTTPADPRIQFKIAEGWWEIGIASPPGTERNRFLGRAAQWYKKSDQNMTDSLEKVTAQQQLQEFTRLTGVRDIPSL, encoded by the coding sequence ATGACTTTCGGCTTCCTGAATTGGGCAACTTCTCAGCGTCTCGTTTCGGCACCTCTGGCCATTCTGTTACTGATTTCGGTCAGTGGTTGTGGTGGCTGCGGCGGCAGCTCGCCGAGTGATAAGCTCGCGCGATTCAACTTTACCCGTGCCCCTGATGCGGACGAACAAGCAGCGAAAGCAAAGCCTGCCGCGGAAGCCAAACCCTCCGCGACTGCTGCTCAGCCGGAGAAGCCCGCGGAAACACCTCCGCCGAAACCAGCCGAAGAAGTGAAGCCTCAGCCTGCGGCTACCCCGGCACCTGCTCCGGCTGCCCAGCCAGCGACAAGCAAGCCAGAACCAGCCGCGCAGCCTGCCGCTGCGGCTGCGACGACACCAGCCCCAGCCACGACCGTGGCAGCAACCGAACCTGGAATCGCGGGCGCACAAAAACGCCAGGCGGTGATCGAAGCGATGAAGCTGATGCCCGTCGGCGGTAGCGACCGAGCAGCAACCAAAGCACGTAGCCACGGCCTGATGGCACTCGTCGGCCAGGCCTTAGCCCAGCAAATCGCGGAAACGAAAAGCATTCCAGCCACGGCCCCTGTCGATGCAACGGGAAGACAGTTCTTAAGCTGGCGCGTTCACCTGCTGCCTTACCTCGGCTACGACGAACTTTACAAGAAGTTTCAACTCAACGAGCCTTGGGACAGCCCGACCAACATCAAGCTGAGCACCGAGATCCCGTTCGTTTATGCGACGCCAGGCTACCAGGACGATCGAACGAACCTGGTGCTGCTGACCGGCCCAACCTGCGCCGCGAACGATCGCCGGGCAACCCCGATCAGTGCGCTAACCTCTCGTAGTCTCTACAACAGTGTGGTGATGGTCGAACTCGCTGATCCGCAAGCTCGTCCCGTGTGGACCAAGCCGGAAGATCTGGCCTTCGATCCATCGATCCCTTCTAAAGGCTTGACCGGATGGCCTGATAAAAAGTTCCTGGCGGTCACGGCCGATGGCGAAGTGCATGATGTCCCGGTCACCAACCAGGATCACCTCAATCGCTTGTTCGTCGTGAGCAATCCGATCGACCTGAGCGAGATCGCCTCGGCACCGACGCTGCCGGGAAGCATGGCTTCGGCAGGAACGAACATCTCGCTCACGTCGACGCAGCCGATGGCAGGCCCGGTCAGTCGCAACGACTTGGATCCCTCGAAGATGCCCTTGCCAGAAACAGCTGAGATCGATGCGGCCGCGATCGAACTGCGACGCCTTTTTCAGAACGAAGTTCGCGAAGCAGACCAGGATCATAAGAAAGCCGAGATCGCCAGCAAGCTGCTGAAGCACGCCGAGTATCTGCAGAACGATCCTGTCAAACAGTGTGCCGCTCTGCAGATTGCTTATCGCTTCGCGATTCTGGCCAAGAGCCCCATCCTGTTGAAGGATGCCTTTGAGCAGCTTCAGCGAAAGTACCAGGTCGACTCGTTCAGTTCCGACATGTTCATCGTTCGCTTCGGTTCCGAGAACATTCAGCGAATCCCCGCCCATCGTTTGCCAGAGTTTCGTTCGATTGCCCGCACGATCTTGAATCGTGCCATCGCGGACAATAATTTCCCAGCGATCGACGAGTTGATTCGCATCGGGACATTCTACGCGGCCAGTCAGAACGACCAACGGACGATGACCGAACTGGACAACCTCAAGTCGCGGAACAACGCCGCCAAGAAGGATTACGACGCGATCCAGGCCCGCTTCCTTTCGCTGGAAGTTCCTTCGCTCGACGAACAAGGCAACCTGATGGTTGGCAAGTTCTGGTGCATCCATCGTGACAACTGGGAAAAGGGATTCGAATTCCTCCTGCGAAGCAACGACGATCGTTTGCAGTACCTGGCCGAGACGGAAATGACCACTCCTGCCGATCCTCGCATCCAGTTCAAGATCGCCGAAGGGTGGTGGGAGATTGGAATCGCCAGCCCACCAGGAACCGAGCGGAACCGCTTTCTGGGTCGAGCCGCCCAGTGGTATAAGAAATCGGATCAGAACATGACCGACTCCCTCGAAAAGGTGACCGCCCAGCAGCAACTCCAGGAATTCACCCGACTGACTGGGGTCCGAGACATTCCTTCGCTATAG
- a CDS encoding NAD(P)/FAD-dependent oxidoreductase: protein MVHRGGYFDCIVIGAGHNGLITAAYLAKAGKKVAVLERRHVLGGCSTTEELWPGFKVSTASYVVSLLLPEIIRDLKLKQNGLKILPRDPASFTPTDDGRYLLLGHDVNSNAQQIAKFSQKDAEAYPKYNELLERIAAVVEPILMQTAPDPLPMPKDWRSVPLTKRLRDTSRLWNFYQTFGKLGGEIPEAIELLSGAARPILERWFESEPLRATLATDAIIGAFASISAPGTAYVLLHHVMGEAGGKRGVWGFVEGGMGGIATALSKTCEELGVTIVREAPVEKILVGNRGAEGVQLVDGTSYEAKVVASSVDANLTFRKFLTPNQLPPEFLRAISNIDYASASAKINLALAEPPQFTAFPGEGISPLHHGTMHISPTMDYIERAYDDAKYGRPSQAPILEMTMPTSVDKTIAPDGKHILSIFVQYAPYKLRDANWDDIKESFADTCIAKIAEYAPNVPGAIMHRQVLSPLDLERTYGLTGGNIMQGAMNFNQLFAMRPVPGWADHRTPVRGLYLCGAASHPGGGVMGACGKNAAVEILRDF from the coding sequence ATGGTTCATCGCGGCGGGTACTTCGACTGCATCGTCATTGGTGCAGGCCACAACGGCTTGATCACCGCTGCTTACCTGGCCAAGGCTGGAAAGAAAGTCGCCGTCCTCGAACGCCGCCATGTCCTGGGGGGCTGCTCGACCACGGAAGAACTTTGGCCTGGCTTCAAGGTCTCGACCGCTTCTTACGTCGTCAGCTTGCTGCTGCCGGAGATCATCCGCGACCTGAAGCTGAAGCAGAATGGCTTGAAGATTCTGCCGCGTGATCCCGCCTCGTTCACGCCGACGGACGATGGCCGCTATTTACTGCTGGGGCACGACGTTAACTCGAACGCGCAGCAGATCGCCAAGTTCAGCCAGAAAGACGCCGAAGCGTATCCGAAGTACAACGAACTGCTCGAGCGAATTGCCGCGGTCGTCGAACCAATCTTGATGCAGACGGCGCCAGACCCGCTGCCGATGCCCAAAGATTGGCGGAGCGTCCCACTCACCAAACGGCTTCGCGATACGTCGCGACTGTGGAATTTCTATCAGACCTTTGGCAAGCTGGGGGGCGAAATCCCGGAGGCGATCGAACTGCTGTCCGGTGCCGCTCGGCCGATCCTGGAACGCTGGTTCGAGAGCGAACCGCTTCGAGCAACCCTTGCCACTGACGCGATCATCGGGGCATTCGCTTCGATTTCGGCACCTGGCACGGCATATGTGCTGCTCCACCATGTGATGGGAGAAGCAGGCGGCAAACGCGGCGTCTGGGGCTTTGTCGAAGGGGGCATGGGTGGCATCGCCACGGCGTTGTCCAAGACCTGCGAAGAGCTCGGCGTGACGATCGTGCGAGAAGCCCCCGTCGAGAAGATTCTGGTGGGCAATCGCGGCGCGGAAGGTGTTCAATTGGTCGATGGCACCAGCTACGAAGCGAAGGTGGTCGCGTCGAGCGTCGATGCGAATCTCACGTTCCGCAAGTTCCTGACGCCGAACCAACTGCCGCCTGAGTTCCTACGAGCGATCTCGAACATCGACTACGCTTCGGCATCGGCGAAGATCAACCTCGCCCTGGCCGAGCCTCCGCAGTTCACCGCATTCCCCGGCGAAGGCATCAGCCCGCTGCATCATGGCACGATGCACATTTCGCCGACGATGGACTATATCGAACGTGCCTACGACGACGCCAAGTATGGTCGCCCGAGCCAGGCACCGATCCTGGAAATGACGATGCCCACGTCGGTCGACAAAACAATCGCTCCTGATGGCAAGCACATCTTGTCGATCTTCGTGCAGTATGCCCCATATAAACTTCGCGATGCCAACTGGGACGACATCAAAGAATCGTTCGCCGACACGTGCATCGCCAAGATTGCCGAGTACGCCCCGAACGTCCCTGGTGCGATCATGCATCGCCAGGTTCTTTCGCCGCTGGATCTCGAGCGAACCTATGGGTTGACTGGCGGCAACATTATGCAGGGTGCCATGAACTTCAATCAGCTCTTCGCGATGCGGCCAGTGCCAGGTTGGGCCGATCACCGTACGCCGGTGCGTGGCTTGTACCTTTGCGGTGCGGCCAGTCATCCTGGTGGCGGCGTGATGGGTGCCTGCGGAAAGAACGCGGCGGTCGAAATCTTACGCGACTTCTAA
- a CDS encoding DinB family protein, which yields MNATTPIVRLHEHRMWANENLRQACLSLTSEQLHQQHAIGQGTLWKTLCHMYAAEYVWLEALQGKVETLCPGDVPGKLPGNQEGEGAVTTSAELFDRWKRLDQLWNAYLTTLTPDLLSVTIYKKSSSSFQGQAIGVSAMDVLLHVATHAHYTTAQAINMLRHVGVETLPQSMLITLARAQSLEQS from the coding sequence ATGAACGCGACCACGCCCATTGTTCGCCTGCACGAACATCGCATGTGGGCCAACGAAAACCTTCGCCAGGCTTGCCTTTCGCTGACGTCAGAGCAGCTCCATCAGCAGCACGCCATCGGGCAAGGTACGCTCTGGAAAACGCTCTGCCACATGTACGCCGCCGAATATGTTTGGCTGGAGGCATTACAAGGCAAAGTCGAAACGCTTTGCCCCGGCGATGTCCCTGGCAAGCTGCCAGGCAATCAGGAAGGGGAGGGTGCCGTCACTACCTCGGCCGAATTGTTCGATCGCTGGAAACGGCTCGATCAACTTTGGAACGCCTACCTGACAACGCTCACGCCAGATCTGCTTTCGGTGACAATCTACAAAAAGAGCAGTAGCAGTTTCCAAGGTCAGGCGATTGGCGTCTCCGCGATGGATGTCCTTTTGCATGTCGCGACGCACGCGCATTACACCACCGCTCAGGCCATCAACATGCTACGCCATGTCGGTGTGGAAACGCTGCCGCAGTCGATGCTCATCACCCTGGCACGCGCCCAGTCGCTGGAACAATCGTAA
- a CDS encoding CrcB family protein — protein MAKAYLILTIALFGALGALGRVYLGTFIQGLVPVYDSIRFPVGTLLVNVLGCLIFGYLGFLGHHHDVLPPFWRTALLSGLLGSFTTFSTFSFETILLYEDAPHGKLYLAAANILLNVTLGLGAILLGLQIGRLTTGN, from the coding sequence ATGGCCAAGGCTTACCTGATATTGACCATTGCTCTGTTCGGAGCCCTCGGCGCACTCGGCCGGGTCTATCTCGGGACGTTCATCCAAGGCCTGGTGCCGGTATACGATTCGATCCGCTTCCCCGTCGGCACGTTACTGGTGAATGTACTGGGCTGCTTGATCTTCGGTTACCTCGGCTTCCTTGGACATCATCACGATGTCCTGCCTCCGTTCTGGCGAACGGCCTTACTGTCTGGCCTCCTCGGCTCGTTCACCACCTTCTCGACGTTCAGTTTCGAGACCATTCTTTTGTACGAAGACGCGCCGCACGGCAAGCTTTACCTGGCGGCCGCCAACATCTTGCTGAATGTGACGCTGGGCCTCGGCGCGATTCTTTTAGGGCTGCAAATCGGCCGTTTAACGACCGGTAACTAG